The Anastrepha ludens isolate Willacy chromosome 2, idAnaLude1.1, whole genome shotgun sequence DNA window ttggctTAGGTTATTttatacttaatttaaaaaatacagaactagcaaaaaatattccttgcgcaaaattgtatacaaaataaattttaccgtTCTGCTTTGCTAACGAAAAGTAATGGTTTACTTGCAATATGTCACAATAATGTATATATGGAAGTGATCTGGGACCTTAATCAGCTATATATATTTACCGTAAAACAATTAGAAAGCTTTGAGATGGCAACAATTGATTATAATCTAATAATTGTATGAAATTGGTCATCATTGCTACACTTTTAAACCTAATTATTGCTGCGTATgtactcatacatatacatatatatgatatTATCTATGAGAATGCATCTttgcatttattaatttttctatttccattGGTGAAAAAGCGTCACATGATATTGTGTTATATTTGCCACAGAAAcagataatttcaaaaaacccgATTAAGCGTAAGCAAAAACATTTAGCTAAATTGTACAAGATGAAAAGTTTAAGATAGCTGAAGAAATAAACGAACAAAATTCATTTAGTCAGGTTTAAGCTTTTTGATAACTGCATTAGCATGcactaaatttatatgtttgtatgtaagtagAATATTAATAAAGCTTCAAGGTTTCTCCTTGAAAATGTTGGGGAATTTGAATAACGATAAATATAATTACACCTTTAAGATAATGAAGTAATCCGCTAACTACCTACAGGcaccatttaaataattttgcgtattaattaattgtaaaatataatcGCAATTTTCAAAGCgacaatgtattttattttattacaaataaagttTATCAATTTcatcaacaaaaaagtattgtacAAATTTCGTATACTACAAATCGGAATCAAAGTTACATCAGGAAGGTACAGGAAAGAAGTTGATTCGACTGGGTGTgtgtcgttcccacgacagtcggttctacgtaaccggaacgacccggatttatattcggccaaggactgttacttcagcagcattcctcgtatatgcacggggaatgtttatgctgctgcaacaacaacaacagggtaTGACCAAAGGGAAGAAAGTGTTAGATGGGAAAATTTAAGTGGACAcaccatatgtaagtatgtcctgctacaatatccaaaaCGCAATTGCAAGGTAACCGACATCTTACaaggcagctgaagctcttcgtctgcttCGTTGGTTGGACACCGTCACCAGAAGACAAGAGTCCATGAATGTAGTTAACAACCTCTCTGTCAAAAACTCGTCTCATCTCTCAGCAAGTAGCTCTTTATGTGAAACGGATAAGGCATGTTATACTTACTTAAAAATAGTGGTATAATTATAGCAGTTTGTTTCTGCAGTTGTAtcagtaataaaaattgttctttttttaatatcttatgTATCTTGAACGTATGTATTTTCTTCCCAATATTCATTCAATTTAGAATTACGGATTTCTTTGTTATATACTTTATGTTTAtgcatatttaatgaaaatatatgaaaCAAAACATTCTTATAAAACATGGAGTCATTTTCATTGGAAATTTTGGATTTTAATCCACTAGACCTCTAAGTGATGACCtgcaaaatcaacaaaaaaaattttagttcaatacgcgttaatttttatttataaaaatgcccAGTATCTAGTAACCGACCTAATCCTCTGCTTTCTCCGGTGGTGGTCCACATGGCTGTAACATGCGTTCCATTAAATTAAATCGTATTCTGGCTTTAGACTCATTTTCTGCAATCGCGAAATAGTTCAACATATCGTAGTGCCCCATATAACTGGCAAGAGAGTCACGATGTTGATTGGTGAGCCATTCAAATTTTGTTGTGTCTGCATGCCCTGTGCCAATGTATTTACTTTGCAAATGTTCCAACTGGCTATGAATATTATATCTTTCACCCATTATCGTATTACTgtttattactaaaaatgttcttcacaaaacttttaacaaaaagaaaatcaccAAAACATTAACAAACGCAATAGATATGTGCTAAAGTAAAACGATAAACTATAACAAGTATTGCCAGAATAAAAGTTTCCTAGCCAaatgtataaacaattttagggGTATTCACCAAGCCTTACCGCA harbors:
- the LOC128871723 gene encoding splicing factor 3B subunit 5, which codes for MGERYNIHSQLEHLQSKYIGTGHADTTKFEWLTNQHRDSLASYMGHYDMLNYFAIAENESKARIRFNLMERMLQPCGPPPEKAED